Proteins found in one Bacillus subtilis subsp. subtilis str. 168 genomic segment:
- the relQ gene encoding (p)ppGpp synthetase (Evidence 1a: Function from experimental evidences in the studied strain; PubMedId: 17714452, 18067544, 19447912, 22333191, 22950019, 24163341, 25331430, 26211718; Product type e: enzyme) has translation MDLSVTHMDDLKTVMEDWKNELLVYKFALDALDTKFSIISQEYNLIHGHNPIEHTKSRVKSFESIVNKLMRKGCEITTKEMKEHIHDIAGVRIICSFISDIYNVVNVLKQHEDLRIVKVKDYIQTPKPNGYRSLHLIIEMPVNLTNRVEYVKAEIQIRTIAMDFWASLEHKIYYKLNNDVPKQLTDELKEAAEIAHYLDEKMLGIKKEVD, from the coding sequence GTAATGGAAGATTGGAAAAATGAGTTATTAGTTTATAAATTTGCGCTAGATGCGCTCGATACAAAGTTCTCAATTATCAGCCAGGAATATAACCTCATTCACGGACACAACCCGATTGAACATACAAAATCCCGTGTAAAAAGCTTTGAAAGCATCGTGAATAAGTTAATGAGAAAGGGCTGTGAGATTACGACGAAGGAAATGAAGGAGCATATTCACGACATTGCCGGCGTGCGCATCATCTGTTCCTTTATTTCTGACATTTATAATGTCGTGAATGTGTTGAAGCAGCATGAAGATTTGAGAATCGTAAAGGTAAAGGATTATATCCAGACACCCAAACCGAATGGCTATCGAAGCCTGCATTTAATCATTGAGATGCCTGTGAATTTAACGAACCGTGTGGAATACGTCAAAGCAGAAATTCAAATCCGGACAATCGCGATGGATTTCTGGGCGAGCCTTGAACATAAAATTTATTATAAATTGAACAATGACGTTCCTAAGCAATTAACAGATGAGCTGAAAGAAGCCGCGGAGATTGCCCATTACCTAGATGAGAAAATGCTGGGGATTAAGAAAGAAGTGGATTAA